From the genome of Deinococcus arcticus, one region includes:
- a CDS encoding helix-turn-helix domain-containing protein — MPDLPLDADLLNSRRRLGERIRQLREARGWSQDTFAHLAGLNRAYPHKIETGKVDLRYSTLVRVAHVLNITVADVVTLDVT; from the coding sequence ATGCCTGACTTGCCGCTTGACGCGGATCTGCTGAACAGCCGCCGGCGCCTTGGAGAACGTATTCGCCAGTTGCGTGAAGCTCGCGGGTGGAGTCAGGACACGTTCGCCCACCTTGCGGGCCTCAACCGCGCTTATCCGCACAAGATCGAGACTGGCAAAGTCGACCTGCGCTACAGCACACTGGTCCGTGTTGCCCACGTGCTGAACATCACGGTGGCAGATGTGGTCACTCTCGACGTGACGTGA
- a CDS encoding antitoxin Xre/MbcA/ParS toxin-binding domain-containing protein has product MTSIEESSPLTSSGERARLSGALPAVLRLLTVFELSASEQSRLLKIGIQRIHRVAAGQSPPTLTVDQLLRASLLTGICSSLDASYGARAGATWLRQPNARLPFQGASPLTYLQHAGLPGLWATRRLLDSEQSVPAVVTPEAWALAATLPQPDINLEE; this is encoded by the coding sequence ATGACGTCTATTGAAGAGTCCTCACCACTCACGTCTTCGGGAGAACGTGCGCGCCTGTCGGGGGCTTTGCCTGCTGTGTTGCGGCTTCTCACCGTGTTCGAGCTTTCGGCGTCGGAGCAGAGCCGTCTATTGAAGATCGGTATCCAGAGAATTCACCGCGTCGCGGCGGGTCAAAGCCCACCGACCTTGACCGTAGATCAATTGTTGCGGGCCTCATTATTGACGGGGATTTGCTCGTCACTTGACGCCTCATATGGCGCGCGGGCAGGGGCGACGTGGTTACGGCAGCCAAACGCCCGGCTGCCATTCCAGGGCGCCTCTCCCCTGACCTACCTGCAGCACGCTGGCCTACCTGGTCTCTGGGCAACACGGCGTCTGTTGGACAGCGAGCAGAGTGTTCCAGCTGTGGTGACACCGGAAGCATGGGCGTTAGCCGCGACGTTGCCGCAGCCTGACATCAACTTGGAAGAATGA
- a CDS encoding helix-turn-helix domain-containing protein — MPPSAARLRFAAHVRRLRKQARWSQEDLGDHAGIHRTYIGAIERGEANLTLDHMQRLADALNVDVSEFLQPDQT; from the coding sequence ATGCCTCCCAGCGCCGCCCGTCTGCGGTTCGCCGCTCACGTAAGGCGCTTACGCAAACAAGCGCGTTGGTCGCAGGAAGACCTTGGGGATCACGCGGGGATCCACCGGACCTACATCGGTGCCATTGAACGCGGCGAGGCCAATCTCACGCTTGATCACATGCAGCGCCTCGCCGACGCGCTCAACGTCGACGTCAGCGAGTTCCTTCAGCCTGATCAGACCTGA